The window TGGTTTTCAAATTCGTTCGAAGGCGGATTAAGAATGGTATCCCACTCAAATTTCACATCAGTAGACCAGCCGTTCTCCAACTGACGCTCTATCGCGATACCCAAAGTACTCCTGCTTGCATTAAAGTAGTGATCAAGGAATTGGGCTGGTTGCCAGTAATCCATTAAAAATGCGCCAGATACTTCTACCTTGTTTACGTCATCTTGATACACCGTCAGCGCATGCGATTGATTTGAAAAAATTAAACCAGAGATGAATAATATATTTTTATTATTTAGTTTCATTTCACGTTCCAACATTTATAAAAAACGGGCACAAAAAAAGCATGACAATAAATCACATTATGAAATTATCATGCTTCTATTTTTAAATAGGTGTAGAGGTGTTAAAGCGTATTCAGCGGTCGTTATGTCGTTGCTATCACTTCAATTTCCACTTTTGCATCCATGGGTAAACGAGCGACCTCAACGCAAGATCGAGCAGGGAATGACGCGTTGTGATTATCAAAAAAGTCACCGTAAACTTTGTTAACAACAGGAAAGTCATTTAAGTCTTTAACAAATACGGTTGTTTTCACAATATTTTTGGCGCTCAACCCGGCCTCTTCGATGATGGCCAAAGCATTGTTTAATGATTGCAGCGTTTGTTCAGCGACATCCTCCGACATCTGTTTTGTTTCTGGGTTAATTGGAAGCTGACCCGAGGTCATGACCATTCCACCTAGATTTACACCTTGTACATAAGGGCCAATAGCTAATGGGGCTTTTGAAGTATTAATAATATCTGTCATTTTTTATCTCAAAATAGGGTTAGAAGGCTGTCATATATTGACGACTAAATGCTAAATACTGGCAGAAGGTTCAGCATCGACATAAAGTGGAACACGGCGGTCAGCACACCAAACAACATCAATACGCCAATCATGATATTGCCACCTGGAGCGACAAAACCTTCGTTACTGCCTTCTAAGCGACGAGATTTGCGTGCCAACATTGCAGGAACCAGACAAGCCCAAACCGTTGCCGCTGCGCCGGCATAACCAATGGCAATAACGAAACCAAATGGGAATAGCAAAGATAGAACGAGTGGTGGTAAGAAGGTCGCCAGCCAGGTTTTTGTTCGACCTTGTTTTGTGTCTTCAAACTTGAATAAGTCCGCTAAGAAATCGAAAACGCCTAAGCCAACACCAATGAACGAGGAAAGAATGGCAGCCATAGAGAAAGTGTTGATGGCACTGGCCACTTTATCAGAATCAATTGCCGAGCCTAATGCTGATAGCAATGCTTCTACGTTACCTCCCTGTTCAATAACTGGACCAAATTCACTGCGTGGCAAGTTGCCGTAGATACTCACCATCCATAAGAAATAAAGTGTCAGCGCAATAACCGTTCCACCTAAGATGGCTTTCTTCGCACGCTGCTCGCAACCGTAGTAAGAACGCATACTTGCCACTGAATGGTGGTAACCAAATGAAGTCAACGCGACAGGCAACATCGCCATTGCATAAGGTGCGTAGTTGGTTTCTTGATTAACACGGTCAAACAGGATCGACATATCGATATTTGCCGCTAAGCCAGATACACCGAAGATAAAACTGAGGCCCATAAAGGCAATAAGAACAACAGAGATTCTGTCTACCGCTCGAGTGGAGTGCCATACGAAAAGAGAAAAGATAGCAACAAAGAAAACAGAAGCTATTTTATTATTAATACCTAGTACGCCTTCTAGTATTAAACCTGACGAAGTGATATAGGCATAAAGTAAAATACCGCCAACAAAATAAACGGCTAAGTTATTAATTCGATTTACGTTATCACCCAACATATCTTTGGTTACAGTATTAAAAGATACTTTTAAATCATAACGTTTGAAAGCTTCTAACAGCATCCAGCCTGATACTGTCATCATAATCATAGTAAAGGTAATTGCGATTAACGACCATGCGGTCCAAGCACCTGCGCCTGCACTTGGTAAACCAAGCATTCCCGCCCCAACACAGACACTTGCTATAATACAAGATCCGCCGACTAAAGATGGACTATTTTTCATGACCCATGTCTCTATAATTGTGTTTTAAATAGGGATAAACAATCAGCCAACTTTTATAATTTATATATAATATTATTTATAGTTTTTATATGTTACGAGATAACCATTGAGAATAAGCGCGCCTCTGCAGAGGAAAGAGACGCACTTATTATTTATTGCTTAATGATTTACTATTTAATTCCTGGAATTAAATTTCTTTTAGTCGAGCGGTGAAGTGACGAAGCACTTTTGGTTCGTAAGTGAAATCCAAACCTTTTACGTTTTCAGCGTTTGCTTTCACTTTTTCGAATGCTTCGATAACAAAGTCCATATGTGTTTGCGTGTAAGTTGCACGAGGAATCGTTAGGCGTAGCAATTCTGCCGGACATTCATGCTGTTTACCCGTTGCAGGATCACGACCTAGCAGAAGCGAACCAATTTCAACTGCACGGATACCCGCTACTTTATACAATTCACAAGCAAGAGCATGCGCTGGGAACTGATGCGCAGGAATGTGAGGCAGCAATTTACCTGCATCGACGAACGCCGCGTGACCACCCGCTTGCTGACAAACAACACCAATCGCTTCTAGACCATCAACTAAGTACTGAACCTGACCGATACGGTACTCCAACCACTCCTGACGCATACCATCATAGAGACCAACGGCTAAGCGCTCCATCGCACCGCCTTCAAGACCACCGTAAGTAGGGAAGCCTTCCTGAACAACACAGAGCGTACGAGATTCAGTGTATACATCCATCATGGATTCGTCTTTGAAACATAGTAGACCACCCATTTGTACCATCGCGTCTTTCTTGGCAGACATAGCAAGTGCATCTGCGTACTTGTATGTTTCACGAGTGATTTCTTCGATTGTCCAATCTTGGTAACCTGGCTCACGCTGCTGCACAAAGTATGCGTTTTCTGCGTAGCGAGCCGAGTCCATGATGACTGGGATGTCGTAGCGTTTAGCGATTTCATAAACCGCTTTCAGGTTTGCAATAGAAACTGGCTGACCACCTGCAGAGTTACAAGTAATGGTACTTACGATATAAGGAACGTTAGCAGGACCTGCTTCTTCAATCGCCATTTCCAGTTTTTGCAGGTCGAAGTTGCCTTTAAAGTCCGCATTTACTGATGTATCAAAGGCTTCATCTGTGTAAACGTTTTTCGCTACACAGCAGTTCACTTGCGTGTGACCTTGTGTCGTATCGAAGAAGTAGTTAGACAGAGCCACCATTTTAGAGCGGTCCAGGCCTTTCTCTTGCTCACGCTTCTTAATCAGAATTGGAATATAAATCTGCTCTGCACCACGGCCCTGGTGAGTTGGGATAGTCAGTTCATATCCAAAGATATCTTTAACTGCATTTGCAAGTGCGTAGTAACTGCGACTACCACTATAGGCTTCATCACCCATCAGCATGGCTGCCTGCATTTTTTGTGTGATTGAACCCGTACCACTATCCGTTAACAGGTCGATAAATACATCTTCACTGTCTAGTAGAAATGGGTTCATACCCGCTTTTAAAATTGCTTCTTCACGGTATTCTCTGGTTGTGGTTTTTACTGGCTCAACAACACGGATACGGAATGGTTCTGGTAGATGCTTAAAGTTTTCCATAATAATACCTATAAGTAATAGTTTTATTAATCAGACGACATTAATTACACCTACAACTTATTTTTGGCGTATTATATCGCACTGAATAATGAATCAGTTAAATTAAAAAATTAAATTTAGATAAAACACGACTAATGAACTGGATTATTAATGCAGAACTGTAATGTCGAATTTTAAAAACATGTCAAAGAGACAACGAATATTTAGCAAAACCAATTAGCTGCCAAATATAAGTATTAATTAGGCATGAATACAAGAAGGAAGGATTTTTAGATCAAAATCGTGCGTATACCAAGCTAATGAGCTTGACCATAACTTATTTTGATTTTTTAGATTTTCACTCATTTCTAATTCCATCATTAGTTATAGCTGATTGACCGATGAGTTCATTTTTAGCCAAAAGATGAACAAAGTAAATTGTCCAAAATAATAAATGTGACAAATATCCTTATACATAATCTTGGAA is drawn from uncultured Vibrio sp. and contains these coding sequences:
- a CDS encoding Rid family detoxifying hydrolase; the protein is MTDIINTSKAPLAIGPYVQGVNLGGMVMTSGQLPINPETKQMSEDVAEQTLQSLNNALAIIEEAGLSAKNIVKTTVFVKDLNDFPVVNKVYGDFFDNHNASFPARSCVEVARLPMDAKVEIEVIATT
- a CDS encoding aromatic amino acid transporter; the protein is MKNSPSLVGGSCIIASVCVGAGMLGLPSAGAGAWTAWSLIAITFTMIMMTVSGWMLLEAFKRYDLKVSFNTVTKDMLGDNVNRINNLAVYFVGGILLYAYITSSGLILEGVLGINNKIASVFFVAIFSLFVWHSTRAVDRISVVLIAFMGLSFIFGVSGLAANIDMSILFDRVNQETNYAPYAMAMLPVALTSFGYHHSVASMRSYYGCEQRAKKAILGGTVIALTLYFLWMVSIYGNLPRSEFGPVIEQGGNVEALLSALGSAIDSDKVASAINTFSMAAILSSFIGVGLGVFDFLADLFKFEDTKQGRTKTWLATFLPPLVLSLLFPFGFVIAIGYAGAAATVWACLVPAMLARKSRRLEGSNEGFVAPGGNIMIGVLMLFGVLTAVFHFMSMLNLLPVFSI
- the tnaA gene encoding tryptophanase, giving the protein MENFKHLPEPFRIRVVEPVKTTTREYREEAILKAGMNPFLLDSEDVFIDLLTDSGTGSITQKMQAAMLMGDEAYSGSRSYYALANAVKDIFGYELTIPTHQGRGAEQIYIPILIKKREQEKGLDRSKMVALSNYFFDTTQGHTQVNCCVAKNVYTDEAFDTSVNADFKGNFDLQKLEMAIEEAGPANVPYIVSTITCNSAGGQPVSIANLKAVYEIAKRYDIPVIMDSARYAENAYFVQQREPGYQDWTIEEITRETYKYADALAMSAKKDAMVQMGGLLCFKDESMMDVYTESRTLCVVQEGFPTYGGLEGGAMERLAVGLYDGMRQEWLEYRIGQVQYLVDGLEAIGVVCQQAGGHAAFVDAGKLLPHIPAHQFPAHALACELYKVAGIRAVEIGSLLLGRDPATGKQHECPAELLRLTIPRATYTQTHMDFVIEAFEKVKANAENVKGLDFTYEPKVLRHFTARLKEI